A stretch of the Candidatus Effluviviaceae Genus I sp. genome encodes the following:
- the hflX gene encoding GTPase HflX produces MPRNERAILVGVRLPDRTMEEEHESLDELAELARTAGATVAERFVQNRTRLDGKTYVGSGMIARLKDAAAQYEANLLIFDDDLRPAQAREIEKATDIRVIDRTELILDIFARRAQSRAAKLEVELAQSEYELPRLRRLWEHLDRLGGGIGTRGPGDTQLETDRRRIRTRIGVLKRMLEDLEVERSTQRKQRSALTRVALVGYTNAGKSTLMNALTGADVFTEDLLFATLDATTRRLELPGGHAALLTDTVGLIKKLPHHLVVSFHATLEEVASADLLLHVVDVSRPNCERYMELAEKVLEEIGAEHRPTRLVFNKIDRVVESGALGRLGRLYPSAIFTCATSGEGLDGIRQAVLAIVESREEVVEVALPPGDGKTAALVHERGEVLSRTEDGDSVVMRVRVSRPDAERLRKLGVVREA; encoded by the coding sequence TCGCCGAGCGGTTCGTCCAGAACCGCACGCGCCTCGACGGGAAGACCTACGTCGGGAGCGGGATGATCGCTCGTCTCAAGGACGCCGCGGCGCAGTACGAGGCGAACCTGCTCATCTTCGATGACGACCTTCGACCGGCCCAGGCCCGGGAGATCGAGAAGGCCACCGACATCCGCGTCATTGACCGCACCGAGCTCATCCTCGACATCTTCGCGCGCCGCGCGCAGAGCCGCGCCGCCAAGCTCGAGGTCGAACTCGCGCAGTCCGAGTACGAGCTCCCGCGTCTCAGGAGGCTCTGGGAGCATCTCGACCGCCTGGGCGGCGGCATCGGCACGCGCGGCCCCGGCGACACCCAGCTCGAGACCGACCGGCGGCGGATCCGCACGCGCATCGGGGTCCTCAAGCGGATGCTCGAGGACCTCGAGGTCGAGCGCAGCACGCAGCGGAAGCAGCGGAGCGCGCTCACGCGTGTCGCGCTCGTCGGCTACACGAACGCCGGCAAGTCCACGCTCATGAACGCGCTCACCGGCGCCGACGTGTTCACCGAGGACCTCCTCTTCGCGACCCTCGACGCGACCACGAGGCGGCTCGAACTTCCCGGCGGCCACGCGGCGCTCCTCACCGATACGGTCGGGCTCATCAAGAAGCTCCCGCACCACCTCGTCGTGAGCTTCCACGCGACGCTCGAGGAGGTCGCAAGCGCGGACCTCCTGCTGCACGTGGTGGACGTCTCGCGGCCGAACTGCGAGCGGTACATGGAGCTCGCCGAGAAGGTGCTCGAGGAGATCGGGGCGGAGCACCGCCCGACCCGGCTCGTGTTCAACAAGATCGACCGCGTCGTCGAGAGCGGCGCGCTCGGGCGGCTCGGCCGGCTCTACCCGAGCGCGATCTTCACGTGCGCGACGAGCGGGGAGGGCCTGGACGGCATCAGGCAGGCGGTGCTCGCGATCGTCGAGTCGCGCGAGGAGGTCGTCGAGGTGGCGCTTCCGCCGGGCGACGGGAAGACGGCGGCGCTCGTCCACGAACGGGGAGAGGTGCTGTCCAGAACCGAGGACGGCGACAGCGTCGTCATGCGGGTGCGCGTGTCGAGGCCGGACGCCGAGCGGCTCCGCAAGCTGGGGGTCGTCCGCGAGGCGTAG